The nucleotide sequence GTCGCGCGTGATGGCGCGTCCGACGACGTAGCGCAGCTCGTCGGGTTGGATGCCGGTGCCGGGGCGCTTGAAGTCGACGTCGGCGGCGGCGAGGCGGTCGCCCTTGCACATGTCGCGGCGCGCGACCATGCGCCGGCGGAAGACCTTGCGTTTTGCGATCTCGTCGGCGCTCACGCGGCGGGCGGCGCTGCCTAACGCAGCAAACGCGTCGCGCGCGCCGTCGACGATCGCACGCAGCTCGGCCGGGTCCGCCGAGATGGCGTGGTCCCAGCCCGGGAGGTTCTTGTCGGTGGTGAAGTGCTTCTCGATCATGCACGCGCCTAACGCAACCGCCGCGATCGGGACGGCGGAGCCGAGCGTGTGGTCGCTATAGCCCACCGGGACGTCGAAGGCCGCGCGCCACGTGTCCATCGTGCGCAGGTTCACCTGCGCCGGAGGCGACGGATAGATCGACAGGCAATGGAGAATCGCAACCGGCCCGGAGCCGGCCGCGCGCAGCGTGCCGATCGCACGCTCCACTTCGCCTAACGTCGCCATGCCGGCCGAGAGGATCACCGGCTTGTGCGTGGCGGCGACGTACTCGAGGAGCGGCAGGTGGTTCACGTCCATCGACGCGATCTTGTAGGCCGGGACATCGAGCGATTCCAGCATGTCGACTTCGGCGTTCGAGAAGCAGCTGGAGAAGAACACGACACCGGTCTTGCGGCAGTACGCCGAGATTTCTTCGTGCTGGGCGCGCGACAGCTGGTATTGGTCGACGGATTCTTCCAGCGTCGGCTGGTTGCGCTGCTTGCTCACGTACGCGGTGTTGCGGTCGTATTCGGCGCGCGAGATGAGGGACGACTTGCTCCACGACTGGAACTTGACGGCGTCGGCGCCGCATTCGCGCGCGGCGTCGATCATCGCACGGCAGAGCGTCATGTCGCCGTTGTGGTTGGCGCCGATCTCAGCGACGATATAGGGCGGCTCGCCGGGACCGACTGAGCGGCCGGCGATGTTCAACTTATCCATAGGTCCTCGAGCTCGGGGTTGGCCACGCTCCACCACCAGATGTAGCGCGGGGGAAGGTTGTTGAGCGCGCGCACGTACGAGGCGAGTCGTTCGGGAGACGCAATCGCCTCCGCGAACACGCCACAGCGGTCGCGCGCGGCGGCGACCTGGCTGCGATACGGCTCGGCGAGCTTCCACGAGCTGTCGAGCACGCAATTGTAGTGAGCGAGCACGCGCGACGTGGCGTCTCGCACCTGCTCGATGCTGAACGGCGGCAGCACGGCCGCGGTGTTGGCGCCGTACTGGCGATAGCGCATGCGCGGCGTCCGGTCGAAGGCCAGGCGCGCGCCTAACGACCAGGCGCGCGTCGTGAGCAGCCAATCGAAGAGCCGGCACGATGCCGGAATCGGCAGGCAGCGCCGCAGCATGTCGGTGCGCCAGACGACGTTGGAGAAGCCGAAGACGTTCCAGCGCGGCAGCATGGTGTCGAGGCGCAGGTCAGCCGGCGGCACGAACACGACCCCGAGGTCGCTGCCGGATTCGTCGATGACATCGAGGGCGCAGGCCGTGATGTCGGCGTCATCTAGCGAAGCGCGGGAGGCGGCGACGCGGGACGGGAGCATCACGTCGTCGATGTCGGCGGCGACGATCCCATCGTACGCGTCGACCATGGCGGCGAGCGCGTCCTGCCGCACGGCGGACGGCGTTGCGTTAGGCGGCGCCATGCGCCAAGTGACGTGCGCGGGCTCGCCGATGACGGCGAACACCTCGCGCTCGGTGACGTCATCGAGGCTGATCCAGACGTCGAAGTCCTGGTCCGTTTGGGCGCGCACCGACGCGTACCAATTGCCGAAGAACCGCAGTGCAGCGCGATAGACTGTCGCGTGGATGGCGAGACGGCTCACCACGCGGTCCAGCCGCCTTCGATGAGCACGTTGCTGCCGGTGGCGTACGAGGATGCATCGGACGCGAGAAAGAGCACGGCGCCGAGGACTTCGTCGGCGGTCATGAGGCGGCGCATCGGCGACTTTCTGGCGAAGCGCTCGACGAACGCGGGCTCGTGATTGTTGGCAACGCCATGCGGCGTGACACAGTTGACGCGCACGCCGCGCTCGGCCCAGTAGGCGCCGAGGTAGCGCGTGAGCATGATGACGCCGCCTTTGCTCGCGGTATAGGCGACCGGATTGCCAAGGCTGTTGTTCTCGTACAGATCCGGATTGGATGAAACGACGCCGTAGGTCGACGCAACGTTGATGATGCTGCCCTTCCCTTGCTCGAGCATCACGGCGCCGAAATCGCGGCACGTGAGGAACGTGCCGGTGAGGTTGACGGAGATGATCGAGTCCCAGAGCTCTTGCGGAAACGATTCGGCTTTGGCGTCGGTGAAGCCTTTGGGCTTGAACTGGTGGTTGTTGATGAGCACGTCCACGCGACCGAAGCGGGCGAGCACTGCATCGCGCAGCGCCGCGACCTGGTCGGCATTCGACACATCGCACTCGAACGCGGCGGCCGGTTCGCCTAACGATTTGGCGAGGCCGGCGGGCGATGCCGCCGAGATGTCCACGAGCGCGAGCCGCGCGCCGCGCTCGTGAAACGCGCGGGCGAGTGAGCGACCGATGAGGCCGCTAGCGCCGGTGAGGACCACGACACGATCGCTAACGTCGAAAACCGGGTCGGACATGTACACCTCTCGAGTGGGACGACAATATCGCTACTTGGCGAGCCGAACAGGTAGCCGTGTCAATGCTGAGTTTGCCTCGGTGGCCATGGGCAGCCATACATTAGCGCGTCTCGTACAGCTTCGTGCGGTTCGCATTCCACCTGGGAGACGTGCGATGTCCGCAACGCTACAAGTTGCCGATCGCCCCGACTTGTTGAAATTGATGTTGGATGATCTCGGGTCGGCACCTGCGATGTTCAAACCGACGAACTATTGGTCGGTGTACGAGCGGCGATTCGTGCCCGAGCTCACGCAACGCGGGCTGGTCGATTTTCGTCGGAGGCGCCGGACGGTACTGACGAGCTTCGGCGCGTCCGACTATCGTCCGCGCGGCGCGTATTTCGATCTCAATCAGAGCCGGCTCTTCGGCAACCGCGTTACACAGCGCCTGCCCGGATGGAAAAGCTTGCTCGCATCGCTGAACAACCTGTTCAACCGCGATGGATGGTCGCCGGTGGCACTCGACGTATACGAATGCGGGATGCGCGAGCTGCAGGAAACAGCCTTCCGCCTAACCCAGTTATACGGGCGCCAGACCGGTGCTCGGCCCATCGATTCCATCGAGCTTTCGACGGCGGGCAACCCGGAGGATGCCTTCGAGATTGCGGGGCGACCGTATACGATGCGCGCGTTGTATTACTATCTCCGCTACGCGTACTGCTGCCAGTTCGTGGATTTCGAGAAGGTAGATCTGCTCGTCGAGTTGGGATCCGGCGTTGGACGCCAGGTCGAAATCATTCGCAAACTCCATCCGCACGTTCGCATCGTCGCGTTCGACATACCGCCGCAGCTCTATGTGTGCGAACAATTCCTGTCGTCGATTTTTCCGGATTCGGTGACGGGATACGAAACGACGCGGAACTGGCGCACGCTGCCGAGTCTTCCGGCTGGCGGCATCGCAATCTGCGGGACTGCGCAGTTTCCCCTGCTGCGCGACCAGCACGTCGATCTCTTCTGGAACGCAGTGAGCTTTCAGGAGATGGAACCGGACGTCGTTGCAAACTACCTCGGGTATGTCGCGCCGGCAGCCAAGGCCGTCTATCTGCAACAGCGTATGAGCGGCAAGGAAGTCTCGCGTGCACCGGGTGAGCCGGGCGTCCTTCGACAGACGACGCTCGACGACTACCGGCGAGGCCTGCCTAACCACACCCTCGTCGACATGTCGCCCTGCATCCGTCCCCTCGGCATGCTGCGCGATCATCACGATTCGTTCTGGCGGGCATCCTGAGCCGCCGGCGCGTATTCATCGGGCAACCCAGCGCCTGCCGTGTTCGACCGCTAATCGAAGCGGTCTGACGACGTGATACAGCGCGCGCAGCTCGCGCGGCAGGCGTACGGCAGTCAGGTCCGACACGTGGGGAGAACCGACCACGTCGATCGAAAAGAGGATGCGATCGAGGAGGTGGTCTCGCGCCCTGAGCTGGAGACGAAGCTGCTCGCCGGTGGACAGCGGCCGTTCGGTTAGGCATCGAGCCGCGGCTTCGTCGATAAGCGATTGAACGACCGGAGATCTGCCGGCCATCCATCCGTATTCCCGGAGTCCTGTGCCTAACAGGACATCGCACAGGCCAAGGCCAACGTCGAGCATGCGAGCGACGCCGGCACCTGCGGCGAGATCGCGAACGGCACCGGGGCTCACGTCCGGCGCCGACCGAATGGCCGCATACACATCGCACACGCGCACGAGCTGCGTCCAATTGTGTTTGGCGCCGTGCACGCACAGATACACGATCAGCGCCGCGGGGTCGAGCGCGGGAAGAACGCGACCCAGGAGCGAGACCGTCGTCATATGAGTCCACGCCCAATCATCACGGCGCAGCGCCCCGAGTCCGCGGCGGCCGAGCGCCCAATGGATCTCGAGGAACACGCCGGTCGCATCGTTGTACAGCGGCAGGTGATACTCGGGTCCAAGCAGCACGTCGTCCAGAGAGTCGGGAACGACGTTCAGCGGCATGTAGCCATCGTTGTGCAGAAGGACCCGCACGCGGCCGAGGTCGCGCCGGTGGACGACGAGATCGAGGTCGCTGAACTGGCGCAGCGACAGGTCTCCGTAGGCTGCCACCGTAAGCGACGGTCCTTTGATGGGCATCAAGACGATGCCGACGGCGGCGAAACGGTCGGCCAACTCCAGCAGCGTCGTTGCGAGAGCTACGTTCCGAAGCGCATTGGCGTCGAAGTCGTGTTTCGTCGCTTCGACTGCCATCGGTGCGACCTGGCGCCCAACTGACTGTGCCGCAGCAAGTGCAACATGAATCAGCGGAGACACTGCGTGGCGTCTTGCCGCGCCAATCAGGTCATCCCAATCGGTGATGGCGGAGGCGGCGCGCGCGACTTCGTCCAGGTCGGCAAGACCGAGCGTCGAACGACACGCTGCGAGCAGCAGGTTGTGTCGGGGATGCACCGTGCGATCCGGTGCGCGCTCTGCAGAAGCGCGCGCGGAGATCGAGACCTATTTCGTGCGGATCAGGTTGATGATGGCAGCGGCTGACCCCGTTAGCCCGACAAGCGGGAAGAAAACATCCCGGAAGAAGGAGCCATGACGCGTGATGATGATCTGATCGCCCGATTCGATCGGCCTGGTTGCCCACTCATTCAGCGGACTGCGGAGATCGATTTTGTATTCCTGACCGCCGCGGAAGAGGAGCACCTTGCCGAGGTTCCCGTCTTGCGTTGGGCCGCCGGCGGTGGCGAGCGCTTCGCCGATCGTCGTTTCGCGCGGCAGATTGTACAAACTCGGCTTGCTGACTTCGCCGGCGACGGTGATGTGCAGCAGCGGAATGACGACGATCTGCGGATCCGACACGTACTTGGTGAGAAACTGCCGCAGCCGATTGTCGACTTCCTGCATGGGAATGCCGGCGATCGGCACCGCTTGATAGAGCGGGTGCAGCAGCGCGCCGTTGATGCCGATGGCGAAGTCGCCGCTCATTTCGGGACTGCGCCAGACGGTGACGCGGACGAGGTCGCCCGGGTGCAGCACGGTATTCGTGTCGATTGGCGGCGGGGTCTGTTGTTGCGCCATCGAGGGCAGCGCGACGGCGGCGCAGCACAGTACGGCCAGAAGGAGAGATCGCATGGTCAGGGCGAGCACGGTGTGAAGTGGGTGACGAACGCCGTATGAAGACGACGCCGGGGCGGCGCCGCCGTCATGCTTCGACAGTGTCGTAGTAGTCGTAATAGTAGTAGCCGCCGTACTGCGGCACCTTGTGGTCCGGGTCGTTGAGCACCGCGCCGACCACGCGCACGCCTAACGACGACATGCGCTGCACGGCATCCTGCGCCACCTGGCGATCGGTGTGTCCGGCGCGCAGCACGAGAATGACGCCGTCGGCCAGCGAGCCCAAGATGAGCGCGTCGGCGGCGGCGTGGACGGGCGGCGTGTCGAGAATGACGGTGTCGTACTCTCTGCCTAACCGCTCGAGCGCCGCGCGCATCTGCGGACCGCCGAGGAGCTCCGATGGGTTCGGCGGCAGCGCGCCGGCCGGCAGCAGCGAGAGGTTGTCGACCATCGTGTGCTGCACCACCTGTTCGAGCGACGCCTGGCCCAGCATCAGTTGCGTGAGGCCCGGTTCGCGCGCGGCGTGGAAGACCTTGTGCAGGCGCGCGCGGCGCAGGTCGCAGTCGACGATCAACACCCGCATGCCTTGCTGCGCGAACGTCACCGCGAGATTCGCCGCGGTCGTGGTCTTGCCATCCTGCGGCGACGGGCTGGTGATGACGATGGTGCGCAGCGACTGCACCGCCTGCGAGAAGATCAGGTTGGTGCGCAGCGTACGGAACGCTTCGGCCGTGCTCGACCGGAAGTCGGAGACGGTGACGAGCGATTCGCCGTTCTGCGTGCCGTTGCCCACGCGCCAGCCGGCGCGCGGGGTCGGTAACCGCAGCGACATGCTGCCCATCTTGAGCCGGCGGACCGAATGCGGACTGACGATTTGCGGAATGATCGCGAGGCCCGGAATCTGGAGCATGCTCTCGATTTCCTCGCGGCGGCGGATGGCGGTATTGAGCCGCTCGACGAGGAACGCGGCGCCAGTGCCTAACAGAAGACCGACGATGATGCCGGTGAGCAGTTTGGTGCGGCGGCTGGTGCCGATGGGTGCGTACGGCGACGTCGCGAGATCCACGATCTCGACCTCGCCCGCCTCGACCGCCTCGGCGATGCGCGCCTTCTGATATTCGTCGCGCAGCTCGTCGGCCATGTTGCGGGCGGATTGGACCTGCTCCACGAGCCGGGCTTCGCCGGCCTGCGTGGCGGGCAGGGTCTTGAGCGCGTCGGTGCTGCGCTGGCGGAGCTCATCCAGGGCGGCGACGCGCGCATCGATCGACGTGATCTGGCTGCCGACGGCGTCGCCTAACTGACCCTGCGCGGTGGCGACGAGCGCGTGGAGCCGTTGGACATCGGGGTTGGTCTGCGCGCTGCCCCACTTGCCCACCGAGGTCGAGTCGAGTGCGGCCTGGTAGCCGACGAGCTGCGTATAGATCGCCTGCACCACCGGGTTGTCGGCGATGCCCGGCGACGCGACGAGCGCGCTCAGCGTCTTCTGGCGCGATGGGCCCGAATCATCCTTGGCGAGCTCGTTGAGCAGCGATTGATACGTCGTGCGATCGGCGACCAGCTGCGCACGCTGCACGTCGAGGTTGAGCAATCCCGTCTGCTCGGCGGAGACGACGGCATCGGACGAACCGTAGACCTGCTTGTTGGTCCGGTAGGCGCTCAGGTGGTCCTGCGCGATCTGCAGGAGCGAGTCGGTCTGGTGCAGCTGCGCTTCGACGAAGATGCGCCGGCGGCGCGACTGCTGCTGCGCGTTGGCGGCGTTCTGCACCTGGAAGACGTCGACGGCCGTGTTGACGATTTGCTGGGCGACGTACGGATCCTGGGCGGTGTACGAGACGTCGACGACGTCGGTGCGATCGCGCTGGTGCGCGCTCAGGCCGGCGAGCACCATGTCGATCGCGGCGGTGCGCGAGATGGTGTAGAGCGCGCCCTTCTGCGAATTGGCGGGCCTGGCGTGCACGGAGAACGCGATGCCGCCGGCGTGCACGGTGCTGTCGTACGGGACGAGCGTCGTCGTGGGGCCCGACACGACGTTCACTCCGTTAGGCATGAACTCCAGGCGGACCGTGTCGCCGCTCGTTTCGGACGCGAGCGAGACGTTGCGCAGCGCGGACGCCGGGAAGCCCCGGCTCTGCACGCGGAGTCCCAATGCTTGCGAGTCCACCACCGCCGCGGCGACGGCGCGGCTGCGCAGCACCTGCATCTGCGAGGTGATCGGGTCGGTCCAGTAGCCGCCCATCATGCCCTGGCCGGCGTTGTCGTCGAGGTTTCCGGCGAGCTCGCGCCGCTCATCCACCAGGCGGATCACTGCGGTGGCCTGATACTCGAGCGCCTGCTTGCTGATGCGGTAGGCAGCGATCGCGGTGGCCGCGGCGGTCACGGCAATGATGAGCCACAGGTGGCGGCGCAGCGTGGCCACCGACTCCTTGATGTCGATGGACTCCGCGCCGCCTTCGACGTCGTCATTTGGACGAGTCGTGGGCGTGCTCGCTGCTGTGCCCGGCGTGAGGGCAGAACCGTGCGGCGTGCCGCTAGGGAGCAAATCGGACATCAGGTCTCGCTGGATCGATCAATCGCCCGGCACGCACGCTGAAGCGCGCTCAGGACACCGCCCGCGACAACACCGGCTGCCGGGCTGCTTCACGAACCACGGTCACGACTCGCTCCAAGTCATCCGCGGTCATGGCCGACCCGGACGGCAGGCACAGCCCTCGGCGAAACAAGTCTTCGGCGACGGAGCCGCCAAGGGCCGTGCATTCGCGATAAATCGGCTGCAAGTGCATTGGCTTCCACACCGGCCGTGCTTCGATATTCGCTGCATCGAGGCGTTGGCGCAACTCATCGCGGTCGATTCCGAACTCGGTCGGGGTGATCACGGCGGTGGTGAGCCAGCGGGTGTGGCTGCCCCACGGGGCTTCGGGCATGAACTCGATGCCCGGCACGTCGCGCAACGCGGAGGTGTAAAACTCGAAGTTTCGGCGGCGTGCCGCCACGCGCTCGCTCAGCACGCGCAATTGTCCGCGCCCGATGCCGGCCAGCACGTTGCTCATGCGATAGTTGTAGCCCACCTGCGAGTGCTCGTAATACGGCGCCGGATCGCGCGCCTGTGTGGCGAGCTTGAACGCGTGCGTGACCAGGCGACGATCTTCACTCACGAGCATTCCGCCGCCCGAGGTCGTGATGATCTTGTTGCCGTTGAACGAGAAGACGCCGGCGCGTCCGAGCGTCCCGACGGGGCGACCCTTGTAGGTGGCGCCGAGCGCTTCGGCGGCATCTTCGATGAGCGGCACCTGGTATTGGCGGCAGGCCTCGAGAATCGGATCCATGTCGGCGCTCTGTCCATACAGGTGCACGACGACGACCGCTTTGGGCAGCTTGCCGGTTTTCGCGCGATCTTGCAGCGCCTGTGCGACGAGGTGCGGATCGATGTTCCAGGACTCGCGCTCGCTGTCCACGAGCACGGGCGTGGCGCCGAGGTAGCGAACCGGATTGACGCTCGCGGCAAATGTGAGCGTGCTAACGAACACGTCATCGCCGTGTCCGACGCCGACGAGTTGCAGCGCGAGGTGCAGTGCGGCGGTGCCGGAGATGGTCGCGAGCGCGTGCGACACGCCGACGGTCGCCGCGAATTCACGCTGAAAGGATTCGACGTGGGGACCGAGCGGCGCGATCCAGTTGGATGCGAACGCTTCGGCGATGTACTTCTGCTCGAGGTCGCCCATGTGCGGGGGCGAGAGGAAAATGCGTCCCTGCTTCTTCCCGGATTTCATGTCGCTCGTTGTCTCAAGACACGGGCGGGTACGCCCGCCACCACCATGCCGGCTTGGACATCGCCGGCGACTACGGCACCTGCGCCTACCACGACATCGGCTTCGATCGTCACTCCAGGCAGCACCACCGATCGCGCGCCCACGAGTGTTGCTCGTCCAACGCTCACCCCGCCAGTTAGCACGGCGCCGGGCGCGACGTGCGCGCCGTCGCCCACGATACAGTCGTGCTCGACAACCGAAGCGGAGTTGATGATCGCCGCGGTGCCGATGGTCGCTGCTGCATTGACGACCGCGCCCGCAAACACCACGGTGCCGGCGCCCAGTTGGGCAGACTCGCTGACCGTCGCCGACGGGTGCACGAGCGCCGGCATGAGCGCGCGAGCGGCGCGCTCTGCGCTTCGCAGCCGCGTGTCGTTGTCGCCCAGCGCGAGCGCAATGGCGGTCGCGCGGCACGGCAGCGAGGAGCCCTGGTCGAGCAATTGGACGAGATCAGCCTCGGAGATGACGACCGTGGCTCCGCCGGGTTCCACGGTTGCGCCCCACTTGGCCTGATCCGCATCGGCGTAACCAGCCACGGCGTGACCGGTTGCACGGATGAGGTCGGCGACCACTTTTCCGTGGCCGCCAGCGCCCCAGATCAGGACCAACTCACGCATCGTCGCGTCCGTGTCCTCCGCGGAACGGCTGCATGGTGACGTGCCCGTGATGGCTGATGCCTTCGCTGCGCACGACGCTCACGATG is from Gemmatimonadaceae bacterium and encodes:
- a CDS encoding N-acetylneuraminate synthase family protein, with the protein product MDKLNIAGRSVGPGEPPYIVAEIGANHNGDMTLCRAMIDAARECGADAVKFQSWSKSSLISRAEYDRNTAYVSKQRNQPTLEESVDQYQLSRAQHEEISAYCRKTGVVFFSSCFSNAEVDMLESLDVPAYKIASMDVNHLPLLEYVAATHKPVILSAGMATLGEVERAIGTLRAAGSGPVAILHCLSIYPSPPAQVNLRTMDTWRAAFDVPVGYSDHTLGSAVPIAAVALGACMIEKHFTTDKNLPGWDHAISADPAELRAIVDGARDAFAALGSAARRVSADEIAKRKVFRRRMVARRDMCKGDRLAAADVDFKRPGTGIQPDELRYVVGRAITRDVRAEDELDWSDLA
- a CDS encoding SDR family oxidoreductase, which gives rise to MSDPVFDVSDRVVVLTGASGLIGRSLARAFHERGARLALVDISAASPAGLAKSLGEPAAAFECDVSNADQVAALRDAVLARFGRVDVLINNHQFKPKGFTDAKAESFPQELWDSIISVNLTGTFLTCRDFGAVMLEQGKGSIINVASTYGVVSSNPDLYENNSLGNPVAYTASKGGVIMLTRYLGAYWAERGVRVNCVTPHGVANNHEPAFVERFARKSPMRRLMTADEVLGAVLFLASDASSYATGSNVLIEGGWTAW
- a CDS encoding putative sugar O-methyltransferase codes for the protein MFKPTNYWSVYERRFVPELTQRGLVDFRRRRRTVLTSFGASDYRPRGAYFDLNQSRLFGNRVTQRLPGWKSLLASLNNLFNRDGWSPVALDVYECGMRELQETAFRLTQLYGRQTGARPIDSIELSTAGNPEDAFEIAGRPYTMRALYYYLRYAYCCQFVDFEKVDLLVELGSGVGRQVEIIRKLHPHVRIVAFDIPPQLYVCEQFLSSIFPDSVTGYETTRNWRTLPSLPAGGIAICGTAQFPLLRDQHVDLFWNAVSFQEMEPDVVANYLGYVAPAAKAVYLQQRMSGKEVSRAPGEPGVLRQTTLDDYRRGLPNHTLVDMSPCIRPLGMLRDHHDSFWRAS
- a CDS encoding nucleotidyltransferase family protein is translated as MHPRHNLLLAACRSTLGLADLDEVARAASAITDWDDLIGAARRHAVSPLIHVALAAAQSVGRQVAPMAVEATKHDFDANALRNVALATTLLELADRFAAVGIVLMPIKGPSLTVAAYGDLSLRQFSDLDLVVHRRDLGRVRVLLHNDGYMPLNVVPDSLDDVLLGPEYHLPLYNDATGVFLEIHWALGRRGLGALRRDDWAWTHMTTVSLLGRVLPALDPAALIVYLCVHGAKHNWTQLVRVCDVYAAIRSAPDVSPGAVRDLAAGAGVARMLDVGLGLCDVLLGTGLREYGWMAGRSPVVQSLIDEAAARCLTERPLSTGEQLRLQLRARDHLLDRILFSIDVVGSPHVSDLTAVRLPRELRALYHVVRPLRLAVEHGRRWVAR
- a CDS encoding polysaccharide biosynthesis/export family protein, whose protein sequence is MRSLLLAVLCCAAVALPSMAQQQTPPPIDTNTVLHPGDLVRVTVWRSPEMSGDFAIGINGALLHPLYQAVPIAGIPMQEVDNRLRQFLTKYVSDPQIVVIPLLHITVAGEVSKPSLYNLPRETTIGEALATAGGPTQDGNLGKVLLFRGGQEYKIDLRSPLNEWATRPIESGDQIIITRHGSFFRDVFFPLVGLTGSAAAIINLIRTK
- a CDS encoding polysaccharide biosynthesis tyrosine autokinase, with the translated sequence MSDLLPSGTPHGSALTPGTAASTPTTRPNDDVEGGAESIDIKESVATLRRHLWLIIAVTAAATAIAAYRISKQALEYQATAVIRLVDERRELAGNLDDNAGQGMMGGYWTDPITSQMQVLRSRAVAAAVVDSQALGLRVQSRGFPASALRNVSLASETSGDTVRLEFMPNGVNVVSGPTTTLVPYDSTVHAGGIAFSVHARPANSQKGALYTISRTAAIDMVLAGLSAHQRDRTDVVDVSYTAQDPYVAQQIVNTAVDVFQVQNAANAQQQSRRRRIFVEAQLHQTDSLLQIAQDHLSAYRTNKQVYGSSDAVVSAEQTGLLNLDVQRAQLVADRTTYQSLLNELAKDDSGPSRQKTLSALVASPGIADNPVVQAIYTQLVGYQAALDSTSVGKWGSAQTNPDVQRLHALVATAQGQLGDAVGSQITSIDARVAALDELRQRSTDALKTLPATQAGEARLVEQVQSARNMADELRDEYQKARIAEAVEAGEVEIVDLATSPYAPIGTSRRTKLLTGIIVGLLLGTGAAFLVERLNTAIRRREEIESMLQIPGLAIIPQIVSPHSVRRLKMGSMSLRLPTPRAGWRVGNGTQNGESLVTVSDFRSSTAEAFRTLRTNLIFSQAVQSLRTIVITSPSPQDGKTTTAANLAVTFAQQGMRVLIVDCDLRRARLHKVFHAAREPGLTQLMLGQASLEQVVQHTMVDNLSLLPAGALPPNPSELLGGPQMRAALERLGREYDTVILDTPPVHAAADALILGSLADGVILVLRAGHTDRQVAQDAVQRMSSLGVRVVGAVLNDPDHKVPQYGGYYYYDYYDTVEA
- a CDS encoding aminotransferase class I/II-fold pyridoxal phosphate-dependent enzyme, whose protein sequence is MKSGKKQGRIFLSPPHMGDLEQKYIAEAFASNWIAPLGPHVESFQREFAATVGVSHALATISGTAALHLALQLVGVGHGDDVFVSTLTFAASVNPVRYLGATPVLVDSERESWNIDPHLVAQALQDRAKTGKLPKAVVVVHLYGQSADMDPILEACRQYQVPLIEDAAEALGATYKGRPVGTLGRAGVFSFNGNKIITTSGGGMLVSEDRRLVTHAFKLATQARDPAPYYEHSQVGYNYRMSNVLAGIGRGQLRVLSERVAARRRNFEFYTSALRDVPGIEFMPEAPWGSHTRWLTTAVITPTEFGIDRDELRQRLDAANIEARPVWKPMHLQPIYRECTALGGSVAEDLFRRGLCLPSGSAMTADDLERVVTVVREAARQPVLSRAVS
- a CDS encoding NeuD/PglB/VioB family sugar acetyltransferase, whose amino-acid sequence is MRELVLIWGAGGHGKVVADLIRATGHAVAGYADADQAKWGATVEPGGATVVISEADLVQLLDQGSSLPCRATAIALALGDNDTRLRSAERAARALMPALVHPSATVSESAQLGAGTVVFAGAVVNAAATIGTAAIINSASVVEHDCIVGDGAHVAPGAVLTGGVSVGRATLVGARSVVLPGVTIEADVVVGAGAVVAGDVQAGMVVAGVPARVLRQRAT